A stretch of the Aminipila terrae genome encodes the following:
- a CDS encoding TIGR03936 family radical SAM-associated protein yields the protein MAKYVLKFSKEGYFKYTSHLDLLRFFKRSFKRAGIKLDYSQGFNPHPKMGFAQPLSLGYSSIYELLEFETSQNDSPEDMKNKLNAMMPEGILILGCAVYKEEGKSLAALAEAAEYMICIPLEVKSLGGKTCAELCDEFLSQEQIFAKKKQKKSKELVEIDIKSKIIRLNFADANDQLIISASLDAGSESNLSPELLIEAIIKFWKIDISRNDIDVMRKKLLFSNGFSI from the coding sequence ATGGCTAAATATGTATTAAAATTCTCCAAGGAAGGATACTTTAAATATACATCCCATTTGGATCTATTACGTTTTTTTAAAAGAAGTTTTAAACGGGCAGGCATAAAACTGGATTATTCACAAGGCTTTAATCCCCATCCAAAGATGGGGTTTGCACAACCTCTCTCATTGGGTTATTCCAGTATTTATGAGTTGCTGGAATTTGAGACTTCTCAAAATGATTCACCAGAGGACATGAAAAATAAATTAAATGCCATGATGCCTGAGGGAATACTTATACTTGGATGTGCAGTTTATAAAGAAGAGGGAAAATCCCTGGCAGCTCTTGCTGAAGCTGCCGAATACATGATTTGCATACCTTTGGAAGTAAAATCATTAGGTGGGAAAACATGTGCAGAACTTTGTGATGAATTTTTATCACAGGAACAGATTTTTGCAAAAAAGAAGCAAAAAAAATCAAAAGAATTAGTGGAAATCGATATAAAATCTAAAATTATTCGATTAAATTTTGCTGATGCAAATGACCAGTTAATCATCAGTGCATCTTTAGATGCGGGAAGTGAATCTAATCTAAGTCCCGAACTACTTATTGAAGCTATAATCAAGTTCTGGAAGATTGATATTTCGAGGAATGATATAGATGTAATGCGGAAGAAACTTTTATTCAGCAACGGATTTTCCATATAA